In Ignavibacteria bacterium, the sequence TTATATAACCGCTGAAAGGATTATCAAGGATCAAGATCATATATAGTATTAAAGTATTAAGTACGGTTAAAGCTGATGTCATTACAAACTGGTGTATGATATTTTTTGCATAGAAAAAATAAGTATATATAACAGTTACAACAGAGCCGAACAGCAATACTACCCAAATTATCCCGGGAATATTATTACTGCTGTCAAATATCCTCATCCTTCTTCTCTCACCTGCATCATTAAGATGCTTAAGGGTTTCCTGGTAAGCAATTTCATTCTTAATTACAGCGCGGTCCATAGTTGCAAAGAAAGTCCAGATATTACTAAAGCTTTCCTTTGCTCTTTCGCTTGGCTGGCCCTGTTCCAGCAGCTTCCATTCATCATTTAAAACATCTTCTGTGTATTTCCTCAGCAATGGAATAACCTGCTGCCTGTATGGTTCCGGCAGAGCTTTTGAATTATGGAATATATCGGCAAGCTCTATAGATTCAATTTCAACATTCTTTTTTGAGTTATCATATTCTTCCCAAGTTGCAAAAACAACGAAGGCTACCAAAACGGCATAAATTATGCCGAAGGCATTGAAAATAAATCCTCCTACTTCATGGTTTTGTTTAAGTACATCTTCGGTGTAAAATTTCCTTACTATCTTTAATCCAAGGTAGGAAATTAACACTGTAATTGAACTTAAAAATGTTAAAGCAATAGCGGGGTGCCAGTCTAAAATAAATTCCATAGCTCAAAAATATAGGTAAAATTAATCTTAAACAAGTAAATTATATACATTTTACCCCTGCCCTTCCATCCAAATTCATTCATTTTTTCTTCAAACATTTTCAGTTAACTTACCCTCTTAGTCAAATTTGATTTCCCGAAAATATGCCTGATTCATGAACAAAGGGCTGCAGCAACTTGTTCGGTTGTTTTTGGGATATCAATTCAAAACACAATAAAACTAATTTGTCATTCTTAGATAAAATATCCATACAGGGCGCGCGTGTTCACAATTTAAAGAATATCGATATCGATATTCCGCGCGATAAATTTGTTGTGATAACCGGCATATCCGGCTCGGGAAAGTCGTCGCTTGCTTTTGATACCATTTACGCTGAAGGCCAGCGCAGGTTCGTTGAAACCCTTTCGGCATATGCCCGCCAGTTCATTGGCGGGATTGAACGCCCTGATGTTGATAAAATTGAAGGGCTTTCGCCATCAATTTCGATCGAACAAAAAACAATTTCACACAACCCGCGTTCTACTGTTGGTACTGTAACTGAAATTTACGATTTCTTAAGGCTGCTTTATGCTAAGTGCGGCACACAGCATTGTACAAACTGCGGACAGCCCGTACAAAGGCAAAGTGTACAGCAGATAATAGATCATATCAGGGAAAATCTTGATACAAGAAGAATAAATATCCTGGCTCCCGTAGTTAAAGGCAGAAAAGGCCATTACCGCGAGCTCTTCGAGCAGATTGAAAAAGACGGCTTCACAAAAGTAAGGGTAGATAAAGTCATTAAAGATATTACTCCCAAAATGAAGCTTGACCGTTATAAGATACATGATATCGAAATTGTTGTTGATAGAATTATGGTCACAAAAGCCACTTCTCTCAGGCTGACTGATTCCATAGAAACAGCACTGCGCTTCGGTGGCGGCATTGTTATTATTACAGAATCAGACAGCGACGGCACAAAAGATATGCTGTTCAGCGAAAAGCTTGCATGCCCATCCTGCGGAATAGGCTTTGATGAACCGGCGCCAAATTCATTTTCTTTCAACTCACCTTACGGCTGGTGCCCTGATTGCCTTGGGCTGGGGGCACGTAAAGAGCTTGATGAAAGGCTGATAATTACCGATCATGACCTCTCAATTTCAGAAGGCGCTATTGCGCCGCTTGGCAAGCCAAGGACTAACTGGACCTTCACAGTTTTAAAACAGCTCATTGAATCATGGGGATATGATTTTGATACCCCGCTGAAAAAGCTTACGAAAGATGAGCTTGAGATAATTATGAACGGCGACAGCCAGAAGCGAAATTACAAGTATGTTGATTCCCGCGGTATTCAAAGGGAATATTCCCATAAGTTCCAGGGTGTTAAAAAAATAATTTTAGATTATTACCGCAACCAGACCTCAGAATATATTTCCAACTGGGCAGAAAGCTTCATGACATCCAATACCTGCGATACCTGCAAAGGCGGCAAGCTAAAGGCTTCAAGCCTTGCAGTGCTTATAGAATCAGACTCCGGCAAAAAGAACATATATGAAGTTTCGCTTCTTTCAATAAAAAAGGCGCGTGAATATTTTGATACGTTAATATTAAATGAACGCCAGCAGATAATAGCTAAACAAATTCTTAAAGAAATTAAAATGCGGCTTGAGTTCATGCTTAATGTAGGGCTCGATTATTTATCACTAGATAGAAATGCACGAACACTCTCAGGCGGCGAAGCCCAAAGGATCAAGCTCGCAACACAGATAGGCTCACAGCTTCGAGGGGTTCTTTATATACTTGATGAGCCAAGCATCGGACTTCATCAGCGTGATAATGAGTTGTTGATAAGATCACTTAAGAACCTGCGTGATATAGGCAATACTGTTATAGTTGTAGAGCATGATAAGCAAATGATGGAAGAAGCTGATTTCGTTGTGGATCTGGGTCCGGGTGCAGGCGAGCATGGCGGAAAAATTGTAGCCTTCGGCAAACCCGGCTCATTGAATGGCAACTCCCTTACTTCGCTGTATATATCAGGTAAAAAAAATATCGAAGTCCCCAAAAAGCGCAGGATAGGCAACGGCCAGTCACTTGTTCTCAAAGGCGCATCCGGAAATAACCTTAAAAAAGTTAACCTGACTGTTCCTTTAGGTAAATTCATCTGTATAACTGGAGTAAGCGGTTCAGGCAAATCATCGCTTATCAATGAAACCCTCTACAGGGTGCTTTCAAGGAAATTTTTTAAAACCCCCGAGCCTCCGCTTCCGTATGATACAATTGAAGGGCTTAAGAATGTTAACAAAGTAATTGAAGTTGACCAGTCGCCTATTGGCAGAACTCCGCGCAGCAATCCCGCGACATATACGGGTTTATTCACATTCATTCGTGATCTTTTTGCAACTCTGCCTGAAGCAAAAATACGCGGCTATAAGGTCGGCAGGTTCAGCTTTAATGTAAAAGGCGGCAGGTGTGAAGCCTGTGAAGGCGGCGGTTTGAAGAAGATCGAAATGAACTTTCTGCCTGATGTGTATGTAACCTGTGATGTTTGCCGCGGCAAAAGATATAACCGCGAAACCCTTGAAGTTCGTTATAAGGGCAAAAATATTTCTGATGTGCTTGAAATGACTGTTGAAGAAGCAGTCAGCTTCTTTGAAGCTATTCCTTCGCTTAAGCGCAAGCTTCAGACATTGTATGATGTGGGTCTTGGTTATATAAGGCTTGGCCAGTCAGCAGTGACACTATCAGGCGGAGAGGCGCAGCGCGTTAAGCTTTCAACTGAGCTTTCAAAAATTCAAACCGGGAAAACAATTTATATACTGGATGAACCTACAACAGGCCTGCATTTCGAAGATATCAGCATGCTTCTGAAGGTTCTGAACCAGCTTGTTGATAAAGGTAATTCCGTTATTGTGATTGAACATAACCTTGACGTGATAAAAACCGCTGACTGGATAATAGATCTTGGTCCTGAAGGAGGCGAAGCCGGTGGAAAAATTATTGCTGAAGGCACTCCCGAAGATATTGTAAAAAAATACATGAAAGATTCCGTTACAGCGAAATTCCTGAAGCCTGAATTGAAGTAATTTACTTGGAGTGCGCTTACGTGTCAGGAAATACCTGACACCACTTTTGTACATTCAATATTGATTTGACATTTGGATTTTGGACTTTGACATTTCTCTTCATATCAATTCTTCCATCAAAGCAACTATCTTCTCAGCGCTCTGGTCAACCATACATTTAAAATGTCCCAACGGGCATTTATCCCTGCCGTGATCCGTACAGGGCCTGCACTCAAGTGAATCAATTTCTGCAATTTTATATTTAGAGGTAAGCGGGTAAAATCCGAATGAAATATCTGTAGAACCATAGATCAAAACTATCGGGATACCGCTTGCAGAGCCTAAATGCTGCGCGGCGGAATCTGCACTTACTAATGCTTTGGAATATGTCATAACTTCATAGGATTCAAGCGGGCTAAGCTTTCCGCAAAGGTTCATAAGAGAGTCATCATTTACTTTTTGTTCAAGTGCATTGCAGTATTCTGCGTCACTTTCTCCGCCCAACAAGGCTACATTATAACCCTTTAACAGCAATAATTTACATATTTCCAATGCCTTTTCAGCCGGAAGCTGTTTTGTAAACCATTTAGAGCACGGTGCCAGGCTTACCAGGTTTGCTTTGTGAATAAGCAATTGCCTTACCCTGTCTTTTTGCAGTGTGGTTGGATACAGCCTTGGCGTTAAGGATACTTTTTTTTCATCATATTGTAAACCCGGGATCTGCCTGATAAGCTCAAGATTGCGCAATATTTCATGCTTATCTTTTACATATTTAACTTTATTGGTTAATAAAAAACGCAGGGAATTTTCTTCGAATCCTATGCGTACTTTGCTTTCACTGTAATAAGTAAGCAGCGCGCTGCGGAAAAATCTGTGGGGTGATATAACAACATCATATTCAACCTCACGGATCTCATTCAAAACTTCGATGAATTTATCCAGCTTATCGCCGCCTTTTTTATCATACGGAATTACAGAGTGTATTGCAGGATGATTTTGAAGCACACTTTCTGTTGATGGTATGCATAAAAAATCTATCTCTGTATCCGGCAAATGAGCTTTAATGGTCTGCACCATTGGCAGCGCCAGGATAACATCTCCAAGAAATGCTGTTTGTATTATTAATATTTTTTTATTTTTCATTTTAATCCCCCTTGTAAAGGGGGAGGATTAGCTCAAATATTCTATAAACTATAATTTGTTATAAATTTATGTCCTTCTAAACAGCTCAATTGGGGATTTAAATATTTAATACTTTCAATATTCACACAAAAGCTGCCTTCAAACAACATTCTTAAACCTCCTGTGAAACCATAGCCAGTGATCAGGCCTTAATTTGATATACTCAACAAGCAGGTTTACATGATCTTGTGTTAAGGCTTTTATATTTTCTTCAGTCGGTTCTTTATATTTTGATGTATCTATTTCATGCATTTCCAGTGAATAAGTTCCGTCATGATCTCTGGTAGATACACCGAACAATACCGCTGCCCCGGTTTTGATCGCTATCCTTGCCGTTCCTTCATACGTTGGCACACCTTTAATAAAAAAATCAACCTTCACATTTTCCTTTGGGGCTGATTGATCTCCAAGCATCGCTGCAATACCGTTATTTTTTAATACTGTCAGTATCCCCCTGAGTGAATTCCGCATATCGAGCATTTTGTTTCCGCTGTAAGTCCGTATCTTATTTATTCCTTCGTTGACTCTTTTATTGGTCTGCTCTTTAACAATTACATTAAAAGGAACATTAATTAATTTGCTTACACCAAATGCAGTTAATTCCCAGTTGCCGTAATGTGCGCTTATCAGAATAATTCCTTTGCCCTGTTTCAGCTTCTCGTTAAAAATATTGATATTTTTAACCTTCATTTGTTTTGTAAGCTCACCGGCTGTAAGCTTTCTCATATAAAAAAACTCAGCAATTACGGTTATTACATTTATATAACAGCCTTTAACTGTTTTATTAATTTCAGCTTTACTTTTCCCGGGGAAAGCTAGCTGCAAATTGCTGATTGCGGTTTTTTTCCGAACCGGTATTATATAATAGAACATTTTACCTATAAGCTTTGCAAGTAACCTGATAAATCCAAGCGGAAAAATCGGTATTATCACCTTAAGCAATGAAAATAATACGTAAAGCAGAAAATTCATCTGAATTCCGGGTAAATGTTCAAAGTTTTCAACAACAAAACTAACCAAAAATCACACATATAGCAATTTATTATAACTTACTGTTAACCTTTACGGTAACCAGCAGAAAAATGACTATATTAAACATTTGCTAATTGCTATATTTGCTGAATATTTATAATAAATAAGATGAAATACAGGCAGCTTGGTAAATATGGCTTAAGGCTTTCGGCAATTGGTATTGGCAGCTGGTTGACTTATGGAATGTCAATTAATGATAAAACCGCCTTAAATTGCATAAAAACAGCCCTTGATGAAGGTGTAATTTTCTTTGATACAGCAGATATCTATAATAAAGGCGAAGCTGAGCTTTCTTTAGGCCGGATATTTTTTGATGAGCTGAAAATCAGGCGTGAAGATGTTGTGATTGCATCAAAATGTTTCTGGCCCATGTCGCAAAATCCAAATGACCAGGGACTTTCCAGAAAGCATGTTTTTGAATCTGTTCATAAATCGCTAAAACGGCTTAAAACAGAATACATAGATCTTTATCAATGCCACAGGCATGACCCCAATACCCCGATGGAAGAAATTTGCCGTTCATTCAATGATCTTATCCTGCAGGGAAAATTATTATACTGGGGTGTAAGTGAATGGTCTGCTGAAAATATCAATGAAGCGGCAGCGGTATGTGAAAAATATAACCTGCACAGGCCGGTCAGCAATCAGCCGCAATACAATATTATCCGCCCGCAAATCGAAACGAACGGAGTAATGGCAGCATGCGAAAAATACGGAATGGGTGAGGTGGTTTGGTCACCGCTTGCACAGGGCTTGCTGAGCGGCAAATATTCAGGTGGCAAAATACCTGGTGATTCGCGGGCAGCAAACGAAAAAGTAAACCATTTTATAAAAGAGAGCATAAGCAATACAAAGCTTCTTGAGCAGGTTGATAAATTCACGGAACTGGCCAAAAGTATCGAAGCAACACCTTCACAGCTTGCGCTGGCATGGTGCCTGCGAAAAGAAAATATTACCAGTGCTATTACCAGCGCTTCCAAGCCCGAACAGGTAACAGAAAACTGTAAAGCTGCTGAAATTGATTTTTCGCCCGCCTTAGAGCAGGCTGTAAAGGAGATCTTCTCTTAAATTGAAACTGGCAGTCATCGGTGAGCCCTGCATGGATTATATTCATAAAGGAGCTTTTACCACTCAAAAACAGTTCGGGGGAATTCTTTACTCACTTGTTTCACTTGCGGTAATTTCCAAAGGAAATGCGGTTGTTTATCCCGTTATGAACCTCGGAGAAGATGAGTTTGAAAATGTAACAGGGTTTCTGAAAACAATTGGCAACATTGATCTTTCTTATATAAAGAAAACTTCACATAAAACCAGGGTTGTAAATCTATTTTACAAGGATAAGGATTCTGTTCTGAACGTATCCACTAAAAAAACATATGACCGTGAAGAAAATTCTACTGAACCTACGTTGCCTGTTCAATATGAACAGGTTAAGGAGCTCCTTCCGGAACTCGATGGAATTCTTGTTAACCTGGTATCAGGTGTAGATCTTGCGCTGGAATCTCTGCAGAAAATAAGAAGTAATTTTAACGGATATATTCATATGGATCTCCATAACCTTGTAATGCAGACATTTCCGGACGGAACACGTAAACAAATGCCTGTTGCCAAATGGCAAAGCTGGGTTTCCAGGCCGGATACACTGCAAATGAATGAATCTGAGCTGAACATTTTAACCGGTGAAAATGTAACCGAGTACCAAACAGCAGCGAAGATATTAAGCAGCGGTTATACAAGGTCACTTGTCGTTACAAGAGGGCGCTCAGGTGTCAGCCTCTTTAGTATGAATAAAGAACGTGATGCTGAAAACAACGAGCTTTCTAAAACTGATGTTCCCAGAATTGACAGTCCGGGTTTTATAGATTCAACCGGCTGCGGTGATGTTTTTGCAGCAAGCTATTTTTACAAAAATGCCGAGCTTAAGCTCGCCGATTCATTAGCCGCATTAAATTTTGCAAATAAAATGGCAAGTATAAATGCTTCGCTTCACGGAGTAGAAGATCTGCCAAAGCTTACAGAACTTTGAATAAACCTAAAAAAATATTAATCACCGGCGCTAACGGCCTGCTTGGGCAGAAAACAACCGAGCTTTTCAGGCATGAAACTCAGCATGAAGTGATCTTAACTGACCTGCATGATAATGCATATGAATCACGCGGATTTGATTATTTCCCGATGGATATCACCAAAAAGGAAGAAGTTAAAGATGCCGTGAAGAAATATCTTCCTGATATTATAATTAATACCGCTGCTTATACCAATGTTGATGGATGTGAAACCGACCGTGAATTAAGCTGGAAGGTTAATGTGGATGCAGTAAAGCATTTTATTATCGCATCAAGAGTTAATTCTTCTAAAATAATTCATATTTCCACTGACTATATCTTTGACGGCAAATCAGGCAATTACAGTGAAACATCAAAGCCAAATCCTTTGAGCTATTACGGTAAAAGCAAGCTTGCCGCTGAAAATGCTCTGGTAACCAGCGGGATAGATTTCGCAATAATAAGGACAATGATCATTTATGGTACAGGTAAGAATCTAAGGCCAAATTTCGCGGTGTGGCTGATAAATATGCTTTCCGAAAAGAACACTGTCACTATTGTTGATGACCAGTTCGGTATGCCAACCATGGTTGATGACCTAGGATGGGCTTTGGTAAAAATGGTTGACCTGAATAAATCAGGTATTTATAATGTTTGCGGCAGCGAATATTTAAGCAGGTATGAATTTGCGGTCAAGCTGGCTGAAATTTTCGGCTTCAACGAAAACCTGATAAAGCCAATAAAGACAACAGACCTTAACCAGGCTGCTTCGAGGCCTATGAACTCGAGCTTTATACTGCTTAAAGCTAAAACAGATCTCGACCTGAAACCGCTGAATGTAACCGAAGGCTTAAGCCTTCTTAAAGTTCAGCTTGGATTGTAAAAATTTTCTAATACGTAATTCCAAATTGAATAATATATGTTAGATCTAAAATTAATAAGAGAAAATCCTGAGCTGGTAAAGCAAAAGCTTCTGGCAAGGAATATGACAGCAGAAAGCGTGGAAAAAATCCTTGAGCTTGATATTAAACGCAGGGAATATATCGGCGAAGTTGAAAAGCTAAAAAGCCTCCGTAATAATGTATCTCAGGAAATCGCTAAAATGAAAAAGGAAGGCGCAAACGCTGATGATAAAATTGCCGATATGAAAAAGGTATCAGATGATATCAAGCTTATAGATGAAAAGCTGGCTGAGGCTGAAAAAAATATCGGTAACATTCTGCTTGATATACCTAACCTGGCTGATGATTCCGTTCCCCCGGGAAGGTCAAGCGATGATAATGTTCAGTTCAAAATTTGGGGTGAAAAAGCTTCCGGTGATTTTAAATACCTGGATCATGTTGAGCTTGGCAAAAAGCTTGATATTCTTGATTTTGGCGTCGGGGCAAAGATCTCAGGCAGCGGATTTCCTTTCTACAAGGGCAAAGGTGC encodes:
- a CDS encoding aldo/keto reductase family protein produces the protein MKYRQLGKYGLRLSAIGIGSWLTYGMSINDKTALNCIKTALDEGVIFFDTADIYNKGEAELSLGRIFFDELKIRREDVVIASKCFWPMSQNPNDQGLSRKHVFESVHKSLKRLKTEYIDLYQCHRHDPNTPMEEICRSFNDLILQGKLLYWGVSEWSAENINEAAAVCEKYNLHRPVSNQPQYNIIRPQIETNGVMAACEKYGMGEVVWSPLAQGLLSGKYSGGKIPGDSRAANEKVNHFIKESISNTKLLEQVDKFTELAKSIEATPSQLALAWCLRKENITSAITSASKPEQVTENCKAAEIDFSPALEQAVKEIFS
- a CDS encoding glycosyltransferase family 9 protein yields the protein MKNKKILIIQTAFLGDVILALPMVQTIKAHLPDTEIDFLCIPSTESVLQNHPAIHSVIPYDKKGGDKLDKFIEVLNEIREVEYDVVISPHRFFRSALLTYYSESKVRIGFEENSLRFLLTNKVKYVKDKHEILRNLELIRQIPGLQYDEKKVSLTPRLYPTTLQKDRVRQLLIHKANLVSLAPCSKWFTKQLPAEKALEICKLLLLKGYNVALLGGESDAEYCNALEQKVNDDSLMNLCGKLSPLESYEVMTYSKALVSADSAAQHLGSASGIPIVLIYGSTDISFGFYPLTSKYKIAEIDSLECRPCTDHGRDKCPLGHFKCMVDQSAEKIVALMEELI
- the rfbD gene encoding dTDP-4-dehydrorhamnose reductase produces the protein MNKPKKILITGANGLLGQKTTELFRHETQHEVILTDLHDNAYESRGFDYFPMDITKKEEVKDAVKKYLPDIIINTAAYTNVDGCETDRELSWKVNVDAVKHFIIASRVNSSKIIHISTDYIFDGKSGNYSETSKPNPLSYYGKSKLAAENALVTSGIDFAIIRTMIIYGTGKNLRPNFAVWLINMLSEKNTVTIVDDQFGMPTMVDDLGWALVKMVDLNKSGIYNVCGSEYLSRYEFAVKLAEIFGFNENLIKPIKTTDLNQAASRPMNSSFILLKAKTDLDLKPLNVTEGLSLLKVQLGL
- the uvrA gene encoding excinuclease ABC subunit UvrA, with the protein product MSFLDKISIQGARVHNLKNIDIDIPRDKFVVITGISGSGKSSLAFDTIYAEGQRRFVETLSAYARQFIGGIERPDVDKIEGLSPSISIEQKTISHNPRSTVGTVTEIYDFLRLLYAKCGTQHCTNCGQPVQRQSVQQIIDHIRENLDTRRINILAPVVKGRKGHYRELFEQIEKDGFTKVRVDKVIKDITPKMKLDRYKIHDIEIVVDRIMVTKATSLRLTDSIETALRFGGGIVIITESDSDGTKDMLFSEKLACPSCGIGFDEPAPNSFSFNSPYGWCPDCLGLGARKELDERLIITDHDLSISEGAIAPLGKPRTNWTFTVLKQLIESWGYDFDTPLKKLTKDELEIIMNGDSQKRNYKYVDSRGIQREYSHKFQGVKKIILDYYRNQTSEYISNWAESFMTSNTCDTCKGGKLKASSLAVLIESDSGKKNIYEVSLLSIKKAREYFDTLILNERQQIIAKQILKEIKMRLEFMLNVGLDYLSLDRNARTLSGGEAQRIKLATQIGSQLRGVLYILDEPSIGLHQRDNELLIRSLKNLRDIGNTVIVVEHDKQMMEEADFVVDLGPGAGEHGGKIVAFGKPGSLNGNSLTSLYISGKKNIEVPKKRRIGNGQSLVLKGASGNNLKKVNLTVPLGKFICITGVSGSGKSSLINETLYRVLSRKFFKTPEPPLPYDTIEGLKNVNKVIEVDQSPIGRTPRSNPATYTGLFTFIRDLFATLPEAKIRGYKVGRFSFNVKGGRCEACEGGGLKKIEMNFLPDVYVTCDVCRGKRYNRETLEVRYKGKNISDVLEMTVEEAVSFFEAIPSLKRKLQTLYDVGLGYIRLGQSAVTLSGGEAQRVKLSTELSKIQTGKTIYILDEPTTGLHFEDISMLLKVLNQLVDKGNSVIVIEHNLDVIKTADWIIDLGPEGGEAGGKIIAEGTPEDIVKKYMKDSVTAKFLKPELK
- a CDS encoding carbohydrate kinase family protein, coding for MKLAVIGEPCMDYIHKGAFTTQKQFGGILYSLVSLAVISKGNAVVYPVMNLGEDEFENVTGFLKTIGNIDLSYIKKTSHKTRVVNLFYKDKDSVLNVSTKKTYDREENSTEPTLPVQYEQVKELLPELDGILVNLVSGVDLALESLQKIRSNFNGYIHMDLHNLVMQTFPDGTRKQMPVAKWQSWVSRPDTLQMNESELNILTGENVTEYQTAAKILSSGYTRSLVVTRGRSGVSLFSMNKERDAENNELSKTDVPRIDSPGFIDSTGCGDVFAASYFYKNAELKLADSLAALNFANKMASINASLHGVEDLPKLTEL
- a CDS encoding DUF4239 domain-containing protein; protein product: MEFILDWHPAIALTFLSSITVLISYLGLKIVRKFYTEDVLKQNHEVGGFIFNAFGIIYAVLVAFVVFATWEEYDNSKKNVEIESIELADIFHNSKALPEPYRQQVIPLLRKYTEDVLNDEWKLLEQGQPSERAKESFSNIWTFFATMDRAVIKNEIAYQETLKHLNDAGERRRMRIFDSSNNIPGIIWVVLLFGSVVTVIYTYFFYAKNIIHQFVMTSALTVLNTLILYMILILDNPFSGYIKIDPKPFEYVIQLLNRGM
- a CDS encoding lysophospholipid acyltransferase family protein, which translates into the protein MNFLLYVLFSLLKVIIPIFPLGFIRLLAKLIGKMFYYIIPVRKKTAISNLQLAFPGKSKAEINKTVKGCYINVITVIAEFFYMRKLTAGELTKQMKVKNINIFNEKLKQGKGIILISAHYGNWELTAFGVSKLINVPFNVIVKEQTNKRVNEGINKIRTYSGNKMLDMRNSLRGILTVLKNNGIAAMLGDQSAPKENVKVDFFIKGVPTYEGTARIAIKTGAAVLFGVSTRDHDGTYSLEMHEIDTSKYKEPTEENIKALTQDHVNLLVEYIKLRPDHWLWFHRRFKNVV